Proteins from one Carassius gibelio isolate Cgi1373 ecotype wild population from Czech Republic chromosome A25, carGib1.2-hapl.c, whole genome shotgun sequence genomic window:
- the LOC127947333 gene encoding pro-neuregulin-4, membrane-bound isoform-like, giving the protein MMAEHGQPCNASEASFCMNGGKCFKIDSVYTLKCVCNANFEGSRCEHFQLISFSRDSEEQGMIAAVVIFALLILVLLGVVIYYICKIKRKGQSQPKSEYHQAGKSSSEPV; this is encoded by the exons ATGATGgcag AACACGGTCAACCTTGTAATGCGTCAGAAGCCAGCTTTTGCATGAATGGaggaaaatgctttaaaatagaCTCTGTGTATACTCTCAAATGTGT CTGCAATGCGAACTTTGAGGGCAGCAGATGTGAGCACTTCCAGCTGATCAGTTTCTCACGGGACAGTGAGGAGCAGGGCATGATCGCCGCCGTGGTCATCTTCGCCCTCCTCATCCTAGTGCTGCTCGGTGTGGTCATCTACTACATCTGCAA AATAAAGAGAAAGGGCCAGAGTCAACCAAAATCTGAGTACCACCAGGCAGGCAAATCCAGTAGTGAGCCAGTGTGA